The following nucleotide sequence is from Zea mays cultivar B73 chromosome 1, Zm-B73-REFERENCE-NAM-5.0, whole genome shotgun sequence.
GATACTAGGATTACTGGCAAGTGTGCATACGGCGCAATCTGCCATCCTGGACCCCCTTTGTTTAATTCCTGTTCCTATGCATGTTGCCTACGTGCAGCTCGTTGTGTGTTATGGTGTCAGGCTGTCAGCCGCTTGTCTCTGTCTGACGGATGATGCCAACTTTTCTGTTCTGGTGGTGCAGGGTGATGCTTGTGGGGTGGGGAGGCAACAACGGGTCCACGCTGACGGCTGGGGTCATTGCCAACAGGGAGTGAGTAGTACTTAATTTGTCCTATATTGCTTTCCGTTGTTTTCAGTTATTAATGGCCTAACAGAGAACTGAATTTTGTTGTTGGTTGTTTCAGGGGGATCTCATGGGCGACCAAGGACAAGGTGCAGCAAGCCAACTACTACGGCTCCCTCACCCAGGCCTCCACCATCAGAGTCGGCAGCTACAACGGGGAGGAGATCTATGCGCCGTTCAAGAGCCTCCTTCCCATGGTAATCTATTATAGACTTGACTAATACTCTTCTTTTTACTGAAACCAAACATACATAACAAAGCATATTCCGTAAGGTGCTAGTTGATGTTATAAAATGAACCTGTCTTTCAGGCCAGTGGTCTCAAGTAAACGGAATGTTAATCATTGGGTTGAAAAAACAAAGGTTCTAATTTTGTGAAAGGAATGTTAAACTTAGCATAATGAAAAGGGGAAGCATTGTAAGAAAGGTGCTGAAACAATCGACTCGGTCTGCCATGTTGTGATCCTACTTGCAAGTCAAAAGGTTCTGTGGTTAGCTCAAAGGTTCCAGCATCTTTGGATTACACTCGTGCAGTATTGACGATGGTGCTAACTGGTTGCAGATTCGCAGACTCGGTGTTTGTTATCTTCTTTTCATGACCAAGTGTTGAACTGGTTTTCAGGTGAACCCAGACGACATTGTGTTCGGAGGCTGGGACATTAGCAACATGAACCTGGCCGACTCCATGACCAGGGCCAAGGTGCTGGATATTGACCTGCAGAAGCAGCTCAGGCCCTACATGGAGTCCATGGTGCCACTTCCCGGTATCTATGATCCGGACTTCATCGCGGCTAACCAGGGCTCTCGCGCCAACAGTGTCATCAAGGGCACCAAGAAAGAACAGGTGGAGCAGATCATCAAGGATATCAGGTATATGGATATGGATGCTAACGTGCCTTGGTGCTAAGGTGCACCCAGTGCAACCTAAAACAAATAAATACTACTATGAATTTGGTAAATATACATACATATCAGAACATATTGTTTAACCGGTGCACTTAGAAGTCTGCATGGTATGTTGGACAATTTGACATTCGATATACAGTGACCGCTCACTTGCATGAGGACTCCACAAAGAACTAAAACTACTGAAAGCTTAAGCAACTATTCGTAGCTAATGATGTATTTGGTGGACATGGTTTGAAGATCTAGATTAACGTGGTTGAAGAAATATGGTTCACTAGTATAAGTAATCCATTACAGAAGCTATGGCTTATGTAGCTAATGAAACAGGGAGTTTAAGGAGAAGAACAAAGTGGACAAGATAGTTGTGTTGTGGACTGCAAACACTGAAAGGTATAGCAATGTGTGCGCTGGTCTCAACGACACGATGGAGAATCTACTGGCATCTGTGGACAAGAACGAGGCGGAGGTATCACCATCAACACTATATGCCATTGCCTGTGTCATGGAGGGGGTGCCGTTCATCAATGGGAGCCCCCAGAACACCTTTGTGCCTGGTGCGTGGTTTGGTGTGTTTGCAAAAGCTTCATGGTGTTGCATTTCTGTTCCAAAGTTTCATGGTGTTGTATTTCTGTTCCAAGGCTTATTATACCTGTTGCATGTTCGTAGGGCTGATTGATCTTGCTATAAAAAACAACTGCTTGATTGGTGGTGACGACTTCAAGAGTGGACAGACCAAGATGAAATCTGTCTTGGTCGATTTCCTTGTTGGTGCTGGAATAAAGGTGGGAACCTAGTATCTCTCTTCTATTAAGATGAAGTGTTTTTTTGGCAAATGACGTTATTGCAATAACTCTTCTATATTTTCATTTTCATGCAGCCCACCTCAATCGTGAGCTACAACCACTTGGGAAACAACGATGGCATGAACCTGTCTGCCCCTCAAACATTCAGGTCCAAGGAGATCTCCAAGAGCAACGTGGTGGATGACATGGTCTCGAGCAATGCCATCCTCTATGAGCCCGGCGAGCATCCCGATCATGTCGTTGTCATCAAGGTCTGTTAGCTGATCTTTCACCTCGTTaaaagttgacatatgcaaggcagATTTACATTGAAACTTGTCACTCTTTTGTTGCAGTATGTGCCGTACGTGGGAGACAGCAAGAGGGCTATGGACGAGTACACCTCAGAGATCTTCATGGGCGGCAAGAACACCATCGTGCTGCACAACACCTGTGAGGACTCGCTCCTCGCCGCACCTATCATCCTTGATCTGGTGCTCTTGGCTGAGCTCAGCACCAGGATCCAGCTGAAAGCTGAGGGAGAGGTAAGAGCCCCCCAAGTGATTAACCTGAAAGCACGCTGCACGCTAGGTGATATAGCACTTTTAATACCTTCTGGTGTCTCTCTTATGCAGGACAAATTCCACTCCTTCCACCCGGTGGCCACCATCCTGAGCTACCTCACCAAGGCACCCCTGGTAAGCCTTTTCTCCTGCATCCCGGCATCACTGCACTGCGTTTTGCTTCAATCCAGCCACTGATCGTCTCTCTCGAAACCTGAACAACAGGTTCCCCCTGGCACACCGGTGGTGAACGCTCTGGCCAAGCAGAGGGCGATGCTGGAGAACATCATGAGGGCCTGCGTTGGGCTGGCCCCAGAGAACAACATGATCCTGGAGTACAAGTGAGCCAAGTGGCGTGCCCTGCAGCGCGAGGTTAGCTGCTGGAAGGGAACTAGAAAGGCGAGATTAGCTGTGGGATTGTGTTGGGCTTGTCGTGTTTTCTTTTGCGTTCTTTCCTAGTCATTGCTGTTGCGCTTTTGTATTTGTCGGACCCGTAACTACCAGGGCTCTGCTATTAGCGGCACGGAGCCTGTAATTGTATTGTATGATAATGTGATCGAGGGTGCTACTTCCCCTCGGCATTCCTAGTGTTGGTTAAAAGTCGTTCGACAGCAACTTATCGACCCACCACTGACTTCACCCTATCCGCCGGCAACTTGTCGACCCCATTATctgcttagggctagtttggtgaGAGAATTAGAACAACTCCAAGAGGTCATTGAAAAATTATTTCCCAAACCTTGTTATTGGGATTGTTGCAAAAAAATTCACTAAAAAGATCTAAACCCACAGCAGACTGCTAATAAGTAATTCCTATTTTTTTTGAAACAATCTCATCAGCAGCCAAGCGTAGAGGGTCATGCAGTTATTTTGCTCACGTCGTCGTGTGGCCATGAATGTGGTAGCTGCAACGTGTGGTTAG
It contains:
- the LOC542540 gene encoding inositol-3-phosphate synthase isoform X1; translated protein: MFIESFRVESPHVRYGPTEIESEYRYDTTELVHEGKDGASRWVVRPKSVKYNFRTRTAVPKLGVMLVGWGGNNGSTLTAGVIANREGISWATKDKVQQANYYGSLTQASTIRVGSYNGEEIYAPFKSLLPMVNPDDIVFGGWDISNMNLADSMTRAKVLDIDLQKQLRPYMESMVPLPGIYDPDFIAANQGSRANSVIKGTKKEQVEQIIKDIREFKEKNKVDKIVVLWTANTERYSNVCAGLNDTMENLLASVDKNEAEVSPSTLYAIACVMEGVPFINGSPQNTFVPGLIDLAIKNNCLIGGDDFKSGQTKMKSVLVDFLVGAGIKPTSIVSYNHLGNNDGMNLSAPQTFRSKEISKSNVVDDMVSSNAILYEPGEHPDHVVVIKYVPYVGDSKRAMDEYTSEIFMGGKNTIVLHNTCEDSLLAAPIILDLVLLAELSTRIQLKAEGEVRAPQVINLKARCTLGDIALLIPSGVSLMQDKFHSFHPVATILSYLTKAPLVPPGTPVVNALAKQRAMLENIMRACVGLAPENNMILEYK
- the LOC542540 gene encoding inositol-3-phosphate synthase, with translation MFIESFRVESPHVRYGPTEIESEYRYDTTELVHEGKDGASRWVVRPKSVKYNFRTRTAVPKLGVMLVGWGGNNGSTLTAGVIANREGISWATKDKVQQANYYGSLTQASTIRVGSYNGEEIYAPFKSLLPMVNPDDIVFGGWDISNMNLADSMTRAKVLDIDLQKQLRPYMESMVPLPGIYDPDFIAANQGSRANSVIKGTKKEQVEQIIKDIREFKEKNKVDKIVVLWTANTERYSNVCAGLNDTMENLLASVDKNEAEVSPSTLYAIACVMEGVPFINGSPQNTFVPGLIDLAIKNNCLIGGDDFKSGQTKMKSVLVDFLVGAGIKPTSIVSYNHLGNNDGMNLSAPQTFRSKEISKSNVVDDMVSSNAILYEPGEHPDHVVVIKYVPYVGDSKRAMDEYTSEIFMGGKNTIVLHNTCEDSLLAAPIILDLVLLAELSTRIQLKAEGEDKFHSFHPVATILSYLTKAPLVPPGTPVVNALAKQRAMLENIMRACVGLAPENNMILEYK